The window AGGTTAGAAAAGTAAGCCCTCCAAAACAGTAAAGAAAACTACGGGCATGAAAAGGCACCGGGTGATCGGCAACCTCTCGCCATATGGACTTCAAATCTGGTTCCTTCAGCTGGGAAGCCATTACTTTTACCCCACCTCCTTTTCCACCATTACCAAGCCGTTTTCTACCCAGACTGCCAGGCGGTGCAAAGGTTCAGGGGGCGGCCCCTTCACTACTTTGCCTTCGGCGTCAAATACGCCGCCATGGCAAGGGCATTCAAAAACCTGCTCCTCTTCCTTCCAGGCCACAATACAGCCCAAATGGGTACATACCCGAGAAAAGGCTTTGTATTCCCCATCCTTCTTGAAGAGAATGGCAGGGTAGCCGTCATAGATGAATTCCACCGGTTTTTCCCCAACTTCCTCTTCTTTGGCCACGGCCATGCGCGGCGGAAGGGGCCTTAAAGAGCGGGGCGGCGACAGCGCTCCGGCGGTAAGCACCAGAGGTGTAGTCACACCTAGTACCACCGGGACTTCCATGAGGAGGGTTAAAAACTGCCGGCGCGAAAGTCCTCGAATTCTATCAGCTGGCACCCTCTTCACCCCTTTCTCCCTCTCCGTTCAAGACCAGCCGCCTCCAGGCGCTGGTCCCCAGAGAGGCGCTGCAACATATCAAGCCGCTTAAGATGGCCACCCAGTTCCAATTGCCAGCCGTCCAACTCCTGACCAGCATGAGTAACAGGGTGATGGAAGCCCAAGCGCTCAGCCCTAAAACCACTAAGCCTTCGATGTCTTTCTCCCCCCATTTCTCCTCTGGGAAAAACGCCACCCTTCTCCCCCCTCCTTAACCTTTATCTGGGATAAGTGCTTTCTAAATATTGCTGGATCTCCTTGGCTTCTTCCTCTGTTATAAAGGCCCCAAAATCGCGCATAAGCTGAATGATCTCCTCCCAGCTCTGATTCCCCTGGTAATTCTCTACCCGGTCCACGCCGTGGCATGTCGTACAGGCTCCTTGAAAGGCAAGGGCGCCGGCGGTATCCGCTTCCGCCTCACTGGGAACCTGTTGGGGAATGGCATACGGAGAAAAGAACAAGAATCCTATCACCATACCTACCAGGACCATAGTTCCCGTGAACGTGACTCTCACAAGTGCGGTCACCTCCCTCTCCTCTTCCAAGCTGTTTGTGAAAGGTTTCGCGAAGAAGTGCTGCTCCGGCAAGGAAAACTAAGGGGGTCTTTTTATGAGAAACCTTTCACTTTTACTGAACAACTTTAGCAAATTCTATGCCAGGACGGCCGGTCTAAGCGAGGGCCTTCTCCCAGAAACCCTTACGTCAGGTTACCCCCTAAAGGATGGGACAAAATTGCCTCACCAAGGGACATAAATGCCCCTATAGGACCCGGTCACAACAAAAAAGGCTTCCCGGTCTAGGCCGGGAAGCCAAAGCTAGGGCTTAATCAGGGGGATAAGTGAAGGGGACCGTCGGGTATAGCCTATTAGGGTGCCGAGCTAAGGTGCGCCCGCCTTTCTCCTGAAGTGGCATCTGCCGCCCTGTCTTTTTCCAAGTGAACGGCCAGCCCATTTGCCACTACTAATCCGCCCAGCACATACAATACTATGCGCGTAGTCCAGCATTCCATGGGGCTAAGACAAACACCGATACCGTACTTTGTGGGAAGGAGGAGAACTAGCAGCCCTAAAACCGCCCATACTTTCCCCAGGGCTTTCCTGGCCCCGCTTCCCTGGGCCAGCAAGAAAAATAGGGACGTCAAAAGGACAGCGATACCCAGGTAAACTTCAGCCTGTCCCGTATAATGGCAGCGCATATGGACGAGCCTCCCGGTTTTCAGCTCCAGGAGCCTCTGGCATACCGGAGCCAGGTGGAAGGGAGTCAAAATGATCAGCCCTCCCAGCAGTAAACCTATGGTCCCGGTGACTTTCTGCAGTTTAGTTTTCAACGTCCATCCCTCCTCGGGTTGTTCGGTCTGAACTGTTCGTGGTAAAAAAAGGGCCGACCAATCCTTCCCCCACTGTGCCGCCTTCCTTACCCCCAATAGCAGCAGGCTAAAAAGAGGTGGTGGGTCGGCCCCTCGTTATGGCTCCTTTATACAGCCAGGCTATTCTTATTCTGCAAGTACAGCTTCCCATTTTTTAAAGCGAAGATGTGCCGGGCCTGGGAAGCCAACCAGGTATCATGGGTAGCCACCACTACAGTTTTACCCTGGCGCCTGGTGGTCAGTAGCCACTCCGCCACCTTTTGACGTTGAGCCTCATCCATTTCAGCCGTGGGCTCATCGGCCAGGATTATTTCCGGATCGTAAAGCAGGGCCCTGGCCAGAGCCACCCGACGGCGCTGCCCTCCGCTCAGCTGGTGGGGTAAAAACCCGGCTCTTTCCTTAAGGCCGAACTGTTCCAATAATTCCTCTATCCTGGTGGCCAATTTTCTCTTCGGTATTTCCTTCTTCAGTACCCAAGCAGGTAAGGCCAGGTTTTCCCAGACAGTCAAGGTAGGTATCAGATAACAACGTTGAAAAACAAATCCTATCCTTTGGCCCCTCAGCTCGCTCAGCTGGTCTTCGCTCAAGTGGTACACGTTCCGCCCGTCCATTATCACCTCCCCCTCGGTAGGGCGGAGCAGGCAGCCCAGGATAAAAAGTAATGTCGTCTTGCCGCTTCCCGAGGGGCCCAGGAGGGCATAGGTCTCCCCCCCTTGCAAGGTCCAATCGATTTCCCGTAAGGGGGTCACCTTTCCGCCGTAGCCGTCGTCAAAGCAATGCGAAACTTTTAGCAACCTGATCTCCATTCCCCTACTCCCTCCTTACTTGAGCTCCCCTTCGGTCAGCGCAGTTACCGGGTCCAAGCAGGAGCAGGTTCTAGCCGGCCAGGCGGCCGCTAGAGCGCTCAGGATTAAGATGACCAGAAGTATACCTCCCAGCAGCAGGGCCACCTCAGCCGTCGGAGGCAGCAGAAAAGGAAAGGAACCGGATTTCTGCACCAACCCCTTCAGAATGAGCGTTATCCCCCAGCCGCCCAGGAGGCCCAACAGGCCGGCCCCCAAGCCGGTCCAAAGGGTTTCTAGCATCACCATGGAGAAAATGTGCCCCTTCCTAGCCCCCAGGGCCCGCAGCAGGCCTATTTCCCCCTGGCGTTCTATCACTAAGGAGGTATAGCGGGATAAGAGGGAGGCCACAATGACCCCTCCAAGGGCCACTACCAGCAACCAACTAACACCCACCAATACCAACAGCTGCTTTTTTAAGTCCAGGAACAGCTTTCCTGCCGTTACCGCCCTTACACCCCCTAGGCTGTTAATGGACCTAGCCACCACTTCAGGGGCCGCCCCCTCCTGCACCCGGACCAGTATGGCTGAAACAAGGTGGGCGGGGTCCCCCGCTTCCTTCCACAGGTGTTGCAAGTAAGGACTTTCGGCTGAGATCTGGCGCGCATTGGAAATGTGAATAAAGATAGTTTTATCCACCCCGCCTCCCAGAGGGCGTAAGTAACCCGCCACTTCATAGGGATGACCCAATATCAGCACTCGATCCCCTAAAAAGGCCGGTACCTCGCCACCTACTATCACTTCATTGGGATTTAAATCCCGTCCAACCGACTTGTCCAACAGCCTTTTCACCACAAAATCCGTTTGGGGATCGTAGCCAACTAATCTGTATTCCTCGGGGAGGCTACAGCAGCTCTGATTTAAGGTCTGGCTAAAGAACTGGGCGGTAGCTTCGGCGACTCCTGCAACGGACTTAACCTTTTCTAGCATTTGGGCCGGCATATAGACATTCACCGGGATACCGGTAAACAACACCTGGTCGGGGTCATATTCCACTCCAGGGGGCAAAACCAAGATATCTGCTCCCAGGTTATCTACGGCTCCTCGCGTGCCCACCTCAATGCCTTTTACCAGCAGCAGACAAGCCACCAGTGAAGCCGTACAAGTAGCCACTACCATTAAGGTTAAGCCGGTTTGCCAGGGCCTGCGCTGAAGGTTTCTTAAGCTTAACCTCCATAACACCTTTGCCACCTCCTTTTGAGCGACTAAACCGGGGCACTGGGTTGGTAACCGGGTAGGTAGAAGTTTGTGAAATCCGTCTCAATTCCACCTTGCTGCCTATCCCTTTGTTTTTGCCGCTTCCCGTTAGTTTCCCGTTGCCTAGGTCGATGCCGCTTGTCTATTTATTCACAGCTAGCACTGAGGTTTGTGAAAAGAGGATTCAAGGCCCTTTCCGTTGCAAGATCCGTGCCATAAGTACAAAATACAGGCCACAAGAACACAAGGAATAGGATGGTCGAGGGGTTCAACTAGCGAACCTAGTTCTAGAGACATTCCTGTCTCATTCTGTCCCTTTTATGCCCCACTTAACGCGAGTTCGTTGGCATTAAAGGGCCTCCAGCATGCTTGGTTCTTTTTTTAACAGCTGGCATTGGTTTTGCATCTCTCTTCATGGGATAAAGAAGGCGGTAAAGGGAAGTCGCCGGCTGACCCTATGGCCAGATTGCGAGTAGGAGGTTAATAAGAAGTGAAGCACTGGATGAAAGGCTTATTTCTAATAATGGGGCTTTGGGGGTTCTTATCCTTGCTAACGGGATGTAACAAAAGCCCGGCACCGTCTTCACCCGATTCTGATATGGCCGTGGCCAAGGTTGATCCCGGCACACCGCTCAGCAAAGTCTATAATATTGACCGCATAGTGGAGCTGGAACCGATTAAAATAAGAATCGTCAACATCGGTATCGTAAACTTCCTCAATGCCCCACAAGACAGGAGCGGCCAGGTGGCCTTGGGCCTGGAAATAGCCAATACTGGAGACCAAACTGTCTACTATTACCCGGAAGAAATGGTTTTAACAACGCCCTCCGGCCAAAATTTTCCCCCTGACGTGACCATATCTTCGGACGTGGGGGGCTCCTACCCTCCCAGGACGATCAAAAAAGGCTTTATCCTATTCCCTGTCGCCGGAAATATGCAGGAGGAAATAAGCCGCCTGACTATTAAATTCCCGGCTCCTGAGGACTCCCATCATAATCCCCTGCGGGAGGAATTAACCATCGATATAGAATTGAAAGAGCAAAAATAAATCCCCCGCTGCGCCGGGAGGCCAGTTTTAAACTATAAAGGACGGGGATCCGCTGTAATCTTGATGATACTGCTCAACACTTACCCATCATCAAAGGGGATTTTATGTTTTTTCAATAGGCGGTGAATCGTTTTCCGGTTTACGCCGGCTTCCCTGGCCGCCTGGGAAATATTACCGCCATTCTTCTTTAACAGTTCCAGGAGGTATCTAACCTCAAAAGTTTCGATCCACTGGGCTTTAGCCTTATGAAAAGGCAAGTCTACCCGGGGGGAGGTGTAAAAGACGTCCTCTTTTTTCTGCAACTTCTCAGGTAGATCTTCAGGCATGATAACCTTAGAGTCACAGAGGGCTACCGCTCTCTCTATCGCATTTCTTAACTCGCGGACGTTGCCCGGCCAGGAATACTGTTGGAGGAGCTCAAGGGCCTTGGGCGAGATGCCCTTCACGGGTTTGCCCATCTGGCGAGAAAAATGCTGGAGAAAATGGTTTGCCAACAGGCGAATATCCTGCCTGCGCTCCCTCAAAGGCGGTAAAGTGATAGTAATAACATTCAGGCGGTAGTAAAGATCCTCGCGAAACTCCCGCCTCTCTACCGCTTCTTCCAGATTACGATTGGTGGCTGCCAAGACACGCACGTCCACCTTAATCTCTTTCGTACCCCCTACGCGGCGGAAGGCCCGCTCCTCCAGGGCCCTCAATAACTTGGCCTGTAGCGACCAGCTCAACTCTCCAATTTCGTCCAGAAACAGGGTACCTTTATGGGCTAATTCCATTAAGCCTTCTTTGCTGGCATGGGCGCCGGTAAAAGCGCCTTTTTCATGTCCGAAGAGTTCGCTCTCCAATAACTCATCGGGCAGGGAAGCACAATTCACCGCGATGAAGGGACCCTGCCTCCGCTTGCTGTTGGCATGGATACTGCGAGCCACCAGTTCTTTACCGGTGCCGCTTTCCCCCAGGATAAGAACGTTGGCATCACAGTCGGAGGCTTTACGGAGGATTTCTACTACCTGCTGGAGCCCACCGTTGGCTCCGATGAGGTTGGCAAAATTATATCTTTCCTCTAATTGGGAGCGCAAAATTTGGTTCTCTTCCCTTAAGGCCAGCCGTTCTACCGCCCGCTTAAGGGTTACTTCCAGTTGTTCTGCCGAAAAAGGTTTGGGTAGGTAATCAAAGGCCCCGTCTTTCATGGCTTTAACAGCCGATTCCACCGTAGCATACCCGGTAATAATGATGACCAGGGCATCCGGTAAAATGTCTTGGGTAATCCGGAGAACTTCCAGGCCATCCAGTTGCGGCATCACTAGATCCGTAAGTACTATATCCGGCTGCACTTCGGCTATAGCTTCAGCGGATCGTGTGCTATCCCTTAAGGTAGTACATTCGTAGCCCATACGCTCCAGGAGGCGCTGGCAAGTTTCCAGCATGTCTATCTCATCGTCAATGACCAGTATACGACGCTTACCTGTCACCCGCATCACCTTCATCAGGGATTGGTAGTTTGATGGATACCGTGGTGCCCTTCCCTTCCGTACTGCTCACCTCCATTTTCCCGCCGTGCTTTTTCACAATGGCGTAGCTGATGGATAAACCCAAGCCCGTGCCTTGGCCGGCCGTTTTAGTAGTAAAAAAGGGCTCAAAAATTTTATCTAAGTTGGACGGGGGAATGCCCACGCCGTTATCGCTGATATCCACCTGTATTTCCTTCTTGTCCCCATGGAGGGCGGTGGTAATTTTAATCTCCCCGCCGGCAGGCAAGGCATCGCGCGCGTTGGTTAAAAGGTTGACCAAAACCTGTTGCAGCTGCTCCCGACTACCTTTAATCAGGGGCAAGTCTACGAGCTGCAGAGAAAAGCTAATACCCTGGCGGGCGAATTGTTCTTCCAGCCAATCCACCGTCTCTTGGATAAGCTTGTTAAGCGAAACAAGCTCTACCCCTTGTAGCGTCTGGCGGGAGAAAGCCAGCAAGCCCCGGGCTATGCGGGCTATGCGGCTGACGTGCTTTTTTATCACAGCCAAATCCTTCAACACCGCTTCGGGCAGAGATAATTTTTCTGCCTCCAGTTCCAGTAGCTCTAGGCGAGTAAGAATTATCCCCAGGGGATTGTTTATTTCGTGAGTCAGATTAGCCGCCAAACGTCCGGCCGCCGCCAGCCGTTCGGAAAGAATCAATTGACGCTGGGCCGTTTGTAACTCGCGGATCGTCTCCTCCAGGGCCCGGTTCAAGGCCGCAATATCCCGGTTGGCCTGGGCTAGCCTTTCTTTCTCCCAGGCTAGCCGGTTGAACAGCCGGGCTCGCTGGATGGTGGCCGCCGTTTGATTGGCTATGGCCAGCAACACGTCTAACTGTGCCCGGCTAAATGCTACCGGTTGTGTACTTTTGAGGGAAAGGGCACCCAGTACTTCGGTGCCCGCAACGAGGGGAACACAGATACGGGCGAGGCACTGCCTACCGCAGGGATAACGGCAGCACCTGTGCTGTGCCTTCACCTCGTCTACGACCACAGGCAGTTGTTCCTTAACAACCTTGCAGTCCCGTATCGTCCGGCCACAGGGACCATGAAAGGTCTCGCCGTCGATATCCTTAATACCTAAATATTGGAAATTTAAAAGGAGAAAAAAGCAACGGTAAGGTGGAAAAAGCTTTTCCAGTTCCTTACCGATAACACCCAGAACCTGAGGTAAATCCAGAGGCAGGTAACCGGTAATATTATTAATTTTAATTAAGGTGGCCAATTGTTCCCCGCTTAGCCCCTTAAGTCCCATAATCCTCCTTCTCCTCTCGAGCCGCCATGAGAGCCTCTAAGTTTTCCGGCCGGCTATTGAGGGGCAATTCGCACCCGGTGCCTAAAATATAGCCCCGCTGCGAAGCGGCCAGCCGCAGTAAAGTCCGCGCCTCTTCTTTTATTTCCCCGGGGTCAAGCTGTACAAAGGAGAAGGGCTTTATGTTGCCCACCACAACTGTATGGGGCAACAGGTTAAAAGCCTCTTTTAAGGGTACCTCATAGTCTACGGTCGCCAGGTCAGCCCCGGCCTGCGGATAAGAAGGCAGCAAGTCGCGACTTTGGCCGGTAATGGCCAGCCAACAAGCCAGGGCTCCGGCCGTCTTGCAGTCTCTAAAAATGCTATGAATTAAAGGAAGTTCCACCTCCCGGAATATGCTGGGAGGGATAATGCTCTGAGAGGCGACGGGGTCCATCAGCATAATGACCTGGGCTCCTGCGTCCAAGAGGGCCAAGGCAAAATTGCGGGATAAGGGGGCCAAGTAACTTAAGACTTCTTGGAGTTTCCGTGGATTATCTGCCAGCAAGAACAAGGTCTTTTCGAGGCCCAAGATCTGGGCGACAATGCTGACAGGTCCTACCACTACAGCTATTACCGGAAGCTTATCTCCCACTTCCCGGCGCAATATCCTGGCTGCCTTTAATAGTTGGGGCATCCTGCCGTGCTTGGCAGGATCGGGCAAGGGTTTCTTGAGTAAAATATCAGGGGACGGGGGCTGGTAGCCGGGCTGGACGTAGGGATAATCGTCTGCGGGAAACTCCAGGGGGACACCTAGGCTTTCTACCTCTACCGCATTGCCCCCGTAAACGAACACCCCGTCGTAGCCGAAACACCTCTGGGCCTGCAGCTGGGAATATACCTGGGCCTCGGCCTCTGTCACATAATCCCTAATTTTGAGCCCCGCCAGTGTAGCCGCATACCCAAAAACCATAGGCAAGCAACAGCGGCGGCCGGTGGGCTGCCACCGGAGGGCATCCTTGAACCTTTCCAGGGGGCTCCTCTCCATAGGCGCTATTCACCCTCTTTTTTTAAGTACTGCAACAGGTTAAAAACATTCTGGGCTACATAGTCTACATTGAGCTCCCCGGCTTCTGCCTGGCGCAAGGCCGCACCACCCGCGAGGACGCGTACTTCTTTTAACCCCTCTTGGACGGCCAGCTTCTTCACTTCCTTTACGTAATCCACGGTAGTGGTAATCAGGCTGCTCACCCCAATATAGCGGGCCCCCTCGTGGGCGGCAGCCTCTACAAAGCGTAAAGGGTCCACATCCTTGCCCAAATCAACCACCTTGTAACCGCACACCTTTAACATGAGACCGACGATGTTTTTGCCTAAGTCATGGACATCTCCTTTAATCGTTCCTAAAATAACAACCTCATTTCTTTTTAGGCGGCTGCTGCTCAAAGAAATATGCCTGCAGATAACCTGCTCCATCACATCCATCATAGCCCGGCCTGCCAGTAAAATTTCTAGCAAACTGAACTGTTCGTTATTACACTTGACATCCAGGGACTCTAAGGCTTTAGTTAGCCCTTCCTCAACTACCAGCTCCACATCTAGCCCCCTGGCCAATAACTGGCGGGCCATAGCTACGGCTTCTTTATTGTCTCCGCGGGCGATGGCCAGGGCGAGATCCTTAGTAGTGGGAAATCTC of the Thermanaeromonas sp. C210 genome contains:
- a CDS encoding ATP-binding protein, whose translation is MGLKGLSGEQLATLIKINNITGYLPLDLPQVLGVIGKELEKLFPPYRCFFLLLNFQYLGIKDIDGETFHGPCGRTIRDCKVVKEQLPVVVDEVKAQHRCCRYPCGRQCLARICVPLVAGTEVLGALSLKSTQPVAFSRAQLDVLLAIANQTAATIQRARLFNRLAWEKERLAQANRDIAALNRALEETIRELQTAQRQLILSERLAAAGRLAANLTHEINNPLGIILTRLELLELEAEKLSLPEAVLKDLAVIKKHVSRIARIARGLLAFSRQTLQGVELVSLNKLIQETVDWLEEQFARQGISFSLQLVDLPLIKGSREQLQQVLVNLLTNARDALPAGGEIKITTALHGDKKEIQVDISDNGVGIPPSNLDKIFEPFFTTKTAGQGTGLGLSISYAIVKKHGGKMEVSSTEGKGTTVSIKLPIPDEGDAGDR
- a CDS encoding ubiquinol-cytochrome c reductase iron-sulfur subunit, with the translated sequence MEVPVVLGVTTPLVLTAGALSPPRSLRPLPPRMAVAKEEEVGEKPVEFIYDGYPAILFKKDGEYKAFSRVCTHLGCIVAWKEEEQVFECPCHGGVFDAEGKVVKGPPPEPLHRLAVWVENGLVMVEKEVG
- a CDS encoding ABC transporter ATP-binding protein, with protein sequence MEIRLLKVSHCFDDGYGGKVTPLREIDWTLQGGETYALLGPSGSGKTTLLFILGCLLRPTEGEVIMDGRNVYHLSEDQLSELRGQRIGFVFQRCYLIPTLTVWENLALPAWVLKKEIPKRKLATRIEELLEQFGLKERAGFLPHQLSGGQRRRVALARALLYDPEIILADEPTAEMDEAQRQKVAEWLLTTRRQGKTVVVATHDTWLASQARHIFALKNGKLYLQNKNSLAV
- a CDS encoding cobalamin B12-binding domain-containing protein, producing the protein MKERFPTTKDLALAIARGDNKEAVAMARQLLARGLDVELVVEEGLTKALESLDVKCNNEQFSLLEILLAGRAMMDVMEQVICRHISLSSSRLKRNEVVILGTIKGDVHDLGKNIVGLMLKVCGYKVVDLGKDVDPLRFVEAAAHEGARYIGVSSLITTTVDYVKEVKKLAVQEGLKEVRVLAGGAALRQAEAGELNVDYVAQNVFNLLQYLKKEGE
- a CDS encoding uroporphyrinogen decarboxylase family protein, yielding MERSPLERFKDALRWQPTGRRCCLPMVFGYAATLAGLKIRDYVTEAEAQVYSQLQAQRCFGYDGVFVYGGNAVEVESLGVPLEFPADDYPYVQPGYQPPSPDILLKKPLPDPAKHGRMPQLLKAARILRREVGDKLPVIAVVVGPVSIVAQILGLEKTLFLLADNPRKLQEVLSYLAPLSRNFALALLDAGAQVIMLMDPVASQSIIPPSIFREVELPLIHSIFRDCKTAGALACWLAITGQSRDLLPSYPQAGADLATVDYEVPLKEAFNLLPHTVVVGNIKPFSFVQLDPGEIKEEARTLLRLAASQRGYILGTGCELPLNSRPENLEALMAAREEKEDYGT
- a CDS encoding sigma-54-dependent transcriptional regulator produces the protein MTGKRRILVIDDEIDMLETCQRLLERMGYECTTLRDSTRSAEAIAEVQPDIVLTDLVMPQLDGLEVLRITQDILPDALVIIITGYATVESAVKAMKDGAFDYLPKPFSAEQLEVTLKRAVERLALREENQILRSQLEERYNFANLIGANGGLQQVVEILRKASDCDANVLILGESGTGKELVARSIHANSKRRQGPFIAVNCASLPDELLESELFGHEKGAFTGAHASKEGLMELAHKGTLFLDEIGELSWSLQAKLLRALEERAFRRVGGTKEIKVDVRVLAATNRNLEEAVERREFREDLYYRLNVITITLPPLRERRQDIRLLANHFLQHFSRQMGKPVKGISPKALELLQQYSWPGNVRELRNAIERAVALCDSKVIMPEDLPEKLQKKEDVFYTSPRVDLPFHKAKAQWIETFEVRYLLELLKKNGGNISQAAREAGVNRKTIHRLLKKHKIPFDDG
- a CDS encoding ABC transporter permease, yielding MLWRLSLRNLQRRPWQTGLTLMVVATCTASLVACLLLVKGIEVGTRGAVDNLGADILVLPPGVEYDPDQVLFTGIPVNVYMPAQMLEKVKSVAGVAEATAQFFSQTLNQSCCSLPEEYRLVGYDPQTDFVVKRLLDKSVGRDLNPNEVIVGGEVPAFLGDRVLILGHPYEVAGYLRPLGGGVDKTIFIHISNARQISAESPYLQHLWKEAGDPAHLVSAILVRVQEGAAPEVVARSINSLGGVRAVTAGKLFLDLKKQLLVLVGVSWLLVVALGGVIVASLLSRYTSLVIERQGEIGLLRALGARKGHIFSMVMLETLWTGLGAGLLGLLGGWGITLILKGLVQKSGSFPFLLPPTAEVALLLGGILLVILILSALAAAWPARTCSCLDPVTALTEGELK
- a CDS encoding c-type cytochrome, yielding MRVTFTGTMVLVGMVIGFLFFSPYAIPQQVPSEAEADTAGALAFQGACTTCHGVDRVENYQGNQSWEEIIQLMRDFGAFITEEEAKEIQQYLESTYPR
- a CDS encoding DUF4418 family protein, producing MKTKLQKVTGTIGLLLGGLIILTPFHLAPVCQRLLELKTGRLVHMRCHYTGQAEVYLGIAVLLTSLFFLLAQGSGARKALGKVWAVLGLLVLLLPTKYGIGVCLSPMECWTTRIVLYVLGGLVVANGLAVHLEKDRAADATSGERRAHLSSAP